In the genome of Raphanus sativus cultivar WK10039 chromosome 9, ASM80110v3, whole genome shotgun sequence, the window ATTAATCTGATTATTTTCATAGGCTCGGGCTAcctacatattaaaaatatgtttttatgtgACACTGGTAAATTCGGATGTGAAATATAAGATGTGATTTTGGGTACAAATTtatctttaaattatttgatgTAGTATTTAGGCCGTAGAGTTTTGTGTCGTAGCGGTATGATTTTTAGCTGTgaactttaaaaagaaaacataattaacgaatataatttatgtattttagattaacaattcaactataattttttaaataaaaattcaaattgaTAATTAGTAATCAAATTTTATGAActtgataattattatattagtaGGAAATACCTATTATAATATAATGaaataactattttagataATGAATACAATTAGTAACTTAGTAAGTATCATATATAATCAACaactatgaatttttttatttatatgcctatgaaatttataattaaagaTCCATATATTTCAAATCTAGAGAAATATAAATGTAGACATgtactataaatatatattatcatcatacttatattttagaaagaaaatatacatttttataggAAATAAAATTATCATCACCCAAATCACTTGGAAGATTTGAGGATGATTGGTAAGTGTTGTAGCTTTATATTTTTGGCCGTAGAATTTAGTCTTtagaattatttgttttaacttttttgttGTAGCTTTCTAAGAGCATAtccaatgtaaaactctatttttcctctaaaaatgagtaaaaataaatatggagCAAAAATGCTCTAACTCTACTTcatttttcactccataatgaagtcataaacaaacaaaaaatagattactccataTATGgagtaaatttcaaaatagagTGAAATATAGATTTGGGTTGGAGCATTTATTACtccatattcatttttattctatttggagtaaaaaatgAAGTTGGGTTGAAGATGCCCTAAAGCACTATTTTTTGCTTtggaaataaaattttctataaccttattttgattttgtagaaatatttttattataattttttaaaagaaaaaaaaatcgattggTTGACATACATAACTCTAGTTAAAGCATATACAGCCACAACCAgctataaaaagaaataaacactAGTTATGGCTGTGAGTTCGGGAACGTAAACTAAAGTTTGATTGCTGTAGGTAGAAATAAATCTGTGTCCACTTTCAAGAGCAATTTTAATGTATTACGATCTGAATATGAAAAAACACTTTGCAACTTTTTTTTGACACGATGTAATTGTAAATTGCCCACTTTGACTGATTTCCTTCAGGTGACTGCTGAGTAAAACTAAATATGCAAAGTTGATAAGTACTAAGTTACTAAAAAAAAGAGTAGTAATATTTGACGAGGTGGTGGCTTCGACATGAGAAGTGAGAACTCCGCGTTAAACCGGCCCTAATTGTATCTTCCGAAACTCTCCCTCTcggtttgcttttttttttttttcttttaattctatCTTCGATAAATCATCTTCTCCAAGGACTCGATAAACAATTTCACTCCAATTTGGTGAACAGTCTCGTCGCTGCCTTGATCGTCTTTGACTAGACCTTCTTTCTCCTGAGAGGTACCTTCacctctctgtttctctctctctctcgttcgATTGAATGTCGCACCTTACGAGGTTCATGCAAATTGATTTCGCTTGCGTTCGTTCCCTTAACCAATTAGGTTTACATTCGACTCGAATTTTGTGGTCTGTAGCGATCGATTCGTTTTTGATCATAGTTTTGGATGAAACTTGTACTAATTGGCTACGCGATTTCAATTCTATTTACATTACTGATTGGATGAAGCTTGTTGATCATAGTTTTGGTATCTCTTATGCAGAGAAAGATTTCTCCAAGTGGGGGCCATGGTTGCACTTGATTCCTATTTCCCCACTACAAGGAAGAAGAAAGTCTACAGTTCGACTTGTATGGGAGTCTACACCTCCGATGTTTCCATCTCACAAGATTACTCTTGTGACAGGTGTGCCACTTTCTagttactaattttttaattttatttttctaactgTAAAATTTGTGCTTTCTCAGCTGCGATGATTTGGTGGCAACTGTATCTTCCGCTCGCTGCGATTTCGATGAACTGTGTGGTGGTCTGGATTCAACCTCGGAGATGAGCTGCAGGTCTAACGGAGAAGGCCGTGAGGTTCAAGaagctggtggtggtggtggtggtggtagtggCACTGCTTCTTCAGCTTCAGGATACACTACCATGTATGCGAGCGGTTGGATGTACGGTAATCAGCAAGGCCGGATGTGTGGCCCTTATACGCAGCAGCAGCTATTCGATGGCTTATCCACTGGCTTTCTACCTGAGGATCTTCTCGTGTATCCGATTATCAACGGTTATATGCAAAACTCCGTGCCGCTTAAGTACTTCAAGCAGTTTCCTGAACACGTCGCCACTGGCTTTGCGTATCTACAGAATGGAGTGATGAATGTAATCCATCAACATGAGACTCAAACGGAGCATACAACTTCTGCTGCTTGTTTGGTTTCTTCCGATCCTCCACAGCCCTGTTCTAACGGTTCCGGCTTGGATCAGCGTATGTTAAACCAGGAGGAAGTGAATTTGTTAGCTTCGTTCATCTCATTGGTAACTTCCTTTCACGGTGATAACTCATTTCATAAATTCATCAGACATGATGCTCGAGTACACGTGAAAGAAACTtgttgaattgttttttttttgctagggAAGCGAACATGCTTGCTGGTTTCTTGTGGATGCTGAGGGTAGAAATCATGGTCCACATTCTTTATCGGAGCTTTATAACTGGCAGCAGCGTGGACATGTTTCAGATGCAGCCCTGGTAAGCTGTAAAGAATTGATTAGTTGAAGAATATGCAATTACAGTGAAGTTGATCGTGATACCTCATTGAAGCCGTGTGGCTGCCTAGCTTTTGCTTATTTATGCATCATCTTATGAGTAGGAAATCTGTGTGATTTTTGTCTTGTTTCATTGCTCTCTCCGAAGTTCCCTGCCTCTTCTCTACTGTTTTGCATTTACTTCGCAGGGATATATTTTCTCCTCCTTTCTTATCTCTCACGTTGCTtataagttttgttttgttttgcagatACGGGATGTTGAAAATAAGCTAAGACCAATCACATTAGCGTCGTTAATTGGTGTATGGAGGGAGAAATGCGGTAGTGAGAATTGTGACGAGTCAGTTTCTGGTGTGAACTTCATATCTGAAGTATCTGAAGAACTCTCTTCTCAGCTTCAGAGTGGAATAATTAAAATAGCTAGAAGAGCTCTACTCGATGAAATCATTAGTAGCGCAATTTCAGAATTTTTTATAACGAAGAAAAGGGACGAGCATCTCAAGTCTGATCCACCCAGTTCCGCTGCCAATGTTGTTAAATGCATATCGGTAATTCAGTTTGTTTTTGCGCATTTATATGCACATGCACAACATTTATGCACATACATgcaaatataaaacttatggGGCTATCACTGAATCGTAAACTAATTTAGTAACGCTTCATGTGAGCAGTCACAAGTTATCAGTCCGGAGAAAACTGCTGTCTCAACCACTGAAGCAACAGGCTGTGAGAACATAAATAATGAGGGGGATCGTAGTCGAATAACTTCAGAGTCGCTCAAATACACTAAATCTGTTGGAAGCACCGAGAACTTTCAGACATCTTGCTCAGCTGTATGTGGAACCCTTCACAACAACTGCATGCAAATTATGTGGAATGCTGTCTTTTATGATACTGTGGCAACATATACAACATCTTGGCGAAAGAACAAACTTTGGTTTCGATCTCCTGATATCCCAACCGTTTCTAGCTTCTGCAAGGGTTCCCATACCAACTACTCAGAAAAACCAGAAGCAGCTGAGAGTGTcagtttatttcttttttctacAATTTCTACTCAATGATTGTCGTTTTCACTTATTAGTTTTGCTCATTGATGTGATGAATGGCATTTATGCATAATGTTTTGCAGTTTACTTGTAGGGCGGAGTCCTCTTCCCGCAAAACTGCTTACTCTAATGAATTTGACTTAGCTACCAAAGCAGCAAGTTTTCATGAACCGTCATCTAGGAAAGTAACCTTACCAGACATTGATGGAACGGAAAGCGTTGTAGCAAGCATCTCGGAACACGTAGAACGTGAGCTCTTTTTGTCTCTGGAAACTCATCTGACTGATTATATTGGCATTCTCATTGAAGATGGTGCGAACAATGCTGCTACCACTGTCCAAGATGGCAAAATGCACGAGGTAAGGagaaacatttttgaaaatttccaagAAAATTATCTCCTCTCTAGTTCGGTTCTTTATTGTGACATGCTAGCGTGTGGATACTGAATTCAAACTGTTGTAAATTGCTGCAGGAAAACTCGTCATGTTTCCATGATTCCCATTGTAGTCGGGAAAAGTCTGGTGAAAAGGGAGAATCGTCTGAGCAAATCACATCTGAGGATATTGTTGCTAATATTTTTATGACAGCATTGCAGACATCATCAGACATTCCGGTCAGTGATGAAGTTGATACTCTGGATATTCATGAGCCACCACCACCTGGAAGTGAAAGCGGCAATACAATGCCATCTCTGCGCTGTAACTTTCGGCCTGTTAGGTGCAAAGAATCCGTTCCTGAGATTGAAGAATATGTTGCAACGGCTCTATGTAGACAGAAGTTGCATAATGTTGTTATGAAAGATTGGAAATCACTGTTCATGAAGTGTTCTCTTAAGGAATTCCTTGCTTCACAGAAAGGAAGCCATCAGGTTTCTCGCAAAGAAACAATGACCCCGAGGAAGCTCAAAGCGATTACTCAGATCAAAAAGCCAGTAAAGTCTAATACATCAAGTCATACAGCAGAGAAGCCAAAGAAACCATGTGTTAGATCTTCTGAAAAAAGTCTGCTTAAACGATCTAAGAAACCTTCTAAAGATACACCCAGTATAGATTTGTCAGTTAGGAAACCTAGTCAGCAGAAGATAAGGAATGCTGTCGAGCAGGATCAAAGTATGTATTCTCAGCCTTTATCATCCAGACTAGAGAAACTGCTTTTACCTTATATACTgttctattattattatgcaGTTATCATTAAGAATATGACGAAGGTTCGGAAAGAAAAGGTTGGTAAAGATACTCATATCAAGGTGATATGTGAGAAAAACCAAGATGTTGGAATGGCAGATGAATTTGATGATGAACTTCTTATAACAAGACTAAGAAGTAAGTTTTCTTTGTACTATATGTGTGACTATGTTTTCATATCAGgggttgtcttttttttttttccgtttcATGTTATTTTCGGTGTATCTATTAGGGATATCAAAGAGTAAAACAAAAGAGTTAAGAGAAGGTACAGACGCTGCAAAATCCTGTGAGGAGATTTCATTGTCTGCTGAAGAATCTGTGGAAACCGTTGGCTGCAGAGACCATGAGGAAAATCTTTCAAATAAATCTTCTCAGAAAGTGCAAAAAGGTAAAAGActcttttatttgtttcctGTACACTTAACCTCATATCGTCGGGGCTCTTGACCTTCTTTACTATGCACTCCGAGCCTACTAATTTCATCCTTCCGAAAAGCAGCTCATGTATCAAAGCTAAAGAGAAAGAATGCATCAGAAGTCGAAATAGCACAATCTTGCAGTGGAACAGTCGGAAGATTTACTGAGATTTCTGGAAAAGACACTGATGCAGAAAGACTTGGATTTGAAACCAGGGATAATGTTTCCCCTGAACGCCTCAGCAAGAGACGGAAAAGTAAGatctctttgattttttttctcaggTTTTGGGGATGCATCGTGCAATTAATTTACTAATTTACTATCTCCAGAAGATGCTGCTGCCAAAGGAAAAAAGATTGTGGAGAAGTCTGCGTGCAGCGTATCAAAGAAGTCCCTTAAGTGTAAGTTTCTAACTTCGTACTTTGTTATTGTTAGATACTTCAGTTTCTTTATGAGATATCTGGCTACTTGAATGCATGGGCCCCAGATTTTAACAATTCAGTATTTTGTTTCATGAAGCATCGGAACCATCAACTCTAAAGAGAAAGCATTCATTAGATGAAAAAGTCCCCAAGGATTCGGAGAGTGCTGTTGGAAATGAAGGAAAGCTTCCCGGCAATACTTCAAATAAACTGCAAAAAGGCAATTATTTCTTAAAAGTTTTCACTTTTCAGGTTTCATGGTTCTATTGCTCTCTAATATGTATCACTTACCCTAAACTACATTTATTTGTTGGTTTGTATAGTAGGTCCGAAGAAATTGATGCTTAAAAAGAAGCTCTTACCAAAACATTCAGCCGAGCTTTCTCCCATTGAGGAATTAGCAGTGGATAGTGACAGACCTACGTCGATTGCACTAAAACCATTGGTAAAATTGGGACCGAAAGCAAGCACTAAAAAGGTGTTAGTGCCACTGCCAAAGTCTGATGGATGTGCACGCACATCTATTAATGGCTGGCATTGGCGTGAATGGTCATTAAAGGCTAGTCCTAAAGAGAGAGCCAGTGTTAGGGGAAGTTCTTGTGGCGTACACACGCAACATTTTGGTTCCAAAATTAGTTCCTCTCAAAACGTTCTTTCTGCAAGAACTAATAGGGCAAAAATGCGTAATCTTCTAGCTGCTGCCGATGGGGCTGACCTCTTAAAAATTTCTCAGTTGAAGgtgaaaaaaaagagatttctTTTTTGAGTCACATATCCGTGTGGTgttgatatattttttcttttatttttattttttgtcatgaCGGTGACAGGCTAGGAAAAAGCGTTTGCGGTTTCAACAAAGCAAAATTCATGATTGGGGTCTTGTCGCACTTGAACCAATTGATGCAGAGGACTTTGTGATCGAATATG includes:
- the LOC108827803 gene encoding histone-lysine N-methyltransferase ATXR7 isoform X2 — encoded protein: MVALDSYFPTTRKKKVYSSTCMGVYTSDVSISQDYSCDSCDDLVATVSSARCDFDELCGGLDSTSEMSCRSNGEGREVQEAGGGGGGGSGTASSASGYTTMYASGWMYGNQQGRMCGPYTQQQLFDGLSTGFLPEDLLVYPIINGYMQNSVPLKYFKQFPEHVATGFAYLQNGVMNVIHQHETQTEHTTSAACLVSSDPPQPCSNGSGLDQRMLNQEEVNLLASFISLGSEHACWFLVDAEGRNHGPHSLSELYNWQQRGHVSDAALIRDVENKLRPITLASLIGVWREKCGSENCDESVSGVNFISEVSEELSSQLQSGIIKIARRALLDEIISSAISEFFITKKRDEHLKSDPPSSAANVVKCISSQVISPEKTAVSTTEATGCENINNEGDRSRITSESLKYTKSVGSTENFQTSCSAVCGTLHNNCMQIMWNAVFYDTVATYTTSWRKNKLWFRSPDIPTVSSFCKGSHTNYSEKPEAAESFTCRAESSSRKTAYSNEFDLATKAASFHEPSSRKVTLPDIDGTESVVASISEHVERELFLSLETHLTDYIGILIEDGANNAATTVQDGKMHEENSSCFHDSHCSREKSGEKGESSEQITSEDIVANIFMTALQTSSDIPVSDEVDTLDIHEPPPPGSESGNTMPSLRCNFRPVRCKESVPEIEEYVATALCRQKLHNVVMKDWKSLFMKCSLKEFLASQKGSHQVSRKETMTPRKLKAITQIKKPVKSNTSSHTAEKPKKPCVRSSEKSLLKRSKKPSKDTPSIDLSVRKPSQQKIRNAVEQDQIIIKNMTKVRKEKVGKDTHIKVICEKNQDVGMADEFDDELLITRLRRISKSKTKELREGTDAAKSCEEISLSAEESVETVGCRDHEENLSNKSSQKVQKAHVSKLKRKNASEVEIAQSCSGTVGRFTEISGKDTDAERLGFETRDNVSPERLSKRRKKDAAAKGKKIVEKSACSVSKKSLKSSEPSTLKRKHSLDEKVPKDSESAVGNEGKLPGNTSNKLQKVGPKKLMLKKKLLPKHSAELSPIEELAVDSDRPTSIALKPLVKLGPKASTKKVLVPLPKSDGCARTSINGWHWREWSLKASPKERASVRGSSCGVHTQHFGSKISSSQNVLSARTNRAKMRNLLAAADGADLLKISQLKARKKRLRFQQSKIHDWGLVALEPIDAEDFVIEYVGELIRSSISEIRERQYEKMGIGSSYLFRLDDGYVMPQSEVA
- the LOC108827803 gene encoding histone-lysine N-methyltransferase ATXR7 isoform X1; translated protein: MVALDSYFPTTRKKKVYSSTCMGVYTSDVSISQDYSCDSCDDLVATVSSARCDFDELCGGLDSTSEMSCRSNGEGREVQEAGGGGGGGSGTASSASGYTTMYASGWMYGNQQGRMCGPYTQQQLFDGLSTGFLPEDLLVYPIINGYMQNSVPLKYFKQFPEHVATGFAYLQNGVMNVIHQHETQTEHTTSAACLVSSDPPQPCSNGSGLDQRMLNQEEVNLLASFISLGSEHACWFLVDAEGRNHGPHSLSELYNWQQRGHVSDAALIRDVENKLRPITLASLIGVWREKCGSENCDESVSGVNFISEVSEELSSQLQSGIIKIARRALLDEIISSAISEFFITKKRDEHLKSDPPSSAANVVKCISSQVISPEKTAVSTTEATGCENINNEGDRSRITSESLKYTKSVGSTENFQTSCSAVCGTLHNNCMQIMWNAVFYDTVATYTTSWRKNKLWFRSPDIPTVSSFCKGSHTNYSEKPEAAESFTCRAESSSRKTAYSNEFDLATKAASFHEPSSRKVTLPDIDGTESVVASISEHVERELFLSLETHLTDYIGILIEDGANNAATTVQDGKMHEENSSCFHDSHCSREKSGEKGESSEQITSEDIVANIFMTALQTSSDIPVSDEVDTLDIHEPPPPGSESGNTMPSLRCNFRPVRCKESVPEIEEYVATALCRQKLHNVVMKDWKSLFMKCSLKEFLASQKGSHQVSRKETMTPRKLKAITQIKKPVKSNTSSHTAEKPKKPCVRSSEKSLLKRSKKPSKDTPSIDLSVRKPSQQKIRNAVEQDQIIIKNMTKVRKEKVGKDTHIKVICEKNQDVGMADEFDDELLITRLRRISKSKTKELREGTDAAKSCEEISLSAEESVETVGCRDHEENLSNKSSQKVQKAHVSKLKRKNASEVEIAQSCSGTVGRFTEISGKDTDAERLGFETRDNVSPERLSKRRKKDAAAKGKKIVEKSACSVSKKSLKSSEPSTLKRKHSLDEKVPKDSESAVGNEGKLPGNTSNKLQKVGPKKLMLKKKLLPKHSAELSPIEELAVDSDRPTSIALKPLVKLGPKASTKKVLVPLPKSDGCARTSINGWHWREWSLKASPKERASVRGSSCGVHTQHFGSKISSSQNVLSARTNRAKMRNLLAAADGADLLKISQLKARKKRLRFQQSKIHDWGLVALEPIDAEDFVIEYVGELIRSSISEIRERQYEKMGIGSSYLFRLDDGYVIDATKRGGIARFINHSCEPNCYTKIISVDGKKKIFIYAKRHIDAGEEICYNYKFPLEDNKIPCNCKAPKCRGSLN